One window of bacterium genomic DNA carries:
- a CDS encoding sigma-70 family RNA polymerase sigma factor, whose amino-acid sequence MMNADAALVQRARQGDTQAFAALYARHQRTIYSLIRHLTADSEAAADLTQETFVKAWHGLPRLRAEVAFGGWLRIIATNLVRDRSRRRKPEILMTDSANDEGVVPEAADGDPPMAEQYILSQEQRTIRQAVSRLPEPQRLVVVMHHFEDRPVAEIATELGIPLGTVLSRLARGREALRRRLGAAVEA is encoded by the coding sequence CAGCGGGCGCGGCAGGGCGACACACAGGCCTTCGCAGCGCTGTATGCCAGACACCAGCGAACCATATACAGCCTCATCAGGCATCTGACCGCCGACTCGGAGGCGGCGGCCGATCTCACGCAGGAGACTTTTGTGAAAGCGTGGCACGGCCTGCCGCGCTTGCGGGCCGAAGTGGCGTTCGGGGGCTGGTTGCGCATCATCGCCACCAACCTCGTGCGGGATCGGAGCCGCCGTCGCAAGCCTGAGATCTTGATGACCGACAGCGCCAATGACGAGGGGGTCGTACCGGAAGCCGCTGACGGTGACCCGCCCATGGCCGAACAGTACATCCTGAGCCAGGAGCAACGCACCATCCGCCAGGCGGTGAGCCGTCTGCCCGAGCCGCAGCGCCTGGTCGTCGTGATGCACCATTTTGAGGACAGGCCTGTCGCCGAGATCGCGACGGAGTTGGGGATCCCGCTGGGGACGGTGCTGTCGAGACTGGCGCGAGGGCGTGAAGCCTTGAGGCGGCGCCTGGGCGCCGCAGTCGAAGCTTGA
- a CDS encoding SGNH/GDSL hydrolase family protein has protein sequence MSDAACSSPDDKCVVCFGDSVTQGVPIVAPDDTFVALLGRRLDMRYQPDFGVRTVNAGVGGENTREGLARIERDVFAHQPVLVTVEFGLNDIRWEPAKTVSEEQFATNLREMHRRITDTGAGVILMTPNPIVGLYHVYSHGLDYYDRWGGCDGLNAIYAEIIRQVAAELAVPLCDIYAAFVKEAVRSEFRGETFDYRDLSVLSRYISSQDGVHPTAAGQELIAGELYGTIVSHDLLAACD, from the coding sequence GTGAGCGATGCAGCCTGCAGTTCCCCCGATGACAAGTGCGTGGTGTGTTTCGGCGATTCCGTCACCCAGGGCGTGCCCATCGTGGCCCCGGACGACACGTTCGTGGCCCTGCTTGGGCGTCGCCTGGACATGCGCTACCAGCCCGACTTCGGCGTGCGCACGGTCAATGCCGGCGTGGGCGGCGAGAACACCCGGGAGGGCCTGGCGCGGATCGAGCGCGATGTGTTCGCCCACCAGCCGGTCCTCGTCACCGTCGAGTTCGGCCTCAATGACATCCGCTGGGAGCCGGCGAAGACGGTGAGTGAGGAGCAGTTCGCCACCAACCTGCGCGAGATGCACCGGCGCATCACCGACACCGGCGCCGGTGTCATCCTCATGACCCCGAACCCCATTGTGGGTCTGTACCACGTCTACTCCCATGGTCTGGACTACTACGACCGGTGGGGCGGCTGCGACGGCCTCAACGCCATCTATGCGGAGATCATCCGCCAGGTTGCGGCGGAACTGGCGGTCCCGCTATGCGACATCTATGCGGCTTTTGTGAAAGAAGCGGTTAGATCGGAGTTCCGTGGGGAAACATTTGACTATCGTGATTTGTCAGTACTGAGCAGGTACATTAGCTCGCAGGATGGCGTACACCCCACTGCCGCCGGCCAGGAACTCATTGCCGGCGAGCTGTACGGGACGATTGTGTCGCATGACCTGCTCGCCGCATGTGACTGA
- a CDS encoding zf-HC2 domain-containing protein gives MNRKLADYQVGLLSPYERAQVAHHLASCAACRAELAALERTVSLLRPMPTADAPPQVWAHVAQQLTPRHAVRRAVAPQRRYWVPALAAAVLLLVVGLAVVLPLVQGHGVGVPSQVAYADLQVAASWHTPLADKAALGLVLIADEDTDPLPGVQETVD, from the coding sequence ATGAACCGAAAGCTGGCCGACTACCAGGTGGGCCTGCTGAGTCCGTATGAGCGTGCCCAGGTGGCCCATCACCTGGCGAGTTGCGCTGCGTGCCGCGCCGAGCTGGCGGCCCTGGAGCGGACCGTGTCGTTGCTGCGGCCGATGCCGACGGCCGATGCCCCGCCGCAGGTGTGGGCACACGTGGCGCAGCAACTGACGCCGCGACATGCTGTCCGCCGCGCTGTCGCGCCCCAGCGGCGGTACTGGGTGCCGGCCCTGGCCGCCGCCGTGCTGCTGCTGGTTGTGGGCCTGGCCGTCGTGCTGCCGCTGGTCCAGGGCCACGGGGTGGGCGTGCCGTCGCAGGTCGCCTATGCCGACCTGCAGGTGGCTGCCTCCTGGCACACGCCCCTGGCCGACAAGGCGGCCCTGGGGCTGGTGTTGATAGCCGATGAGGACACAGACCCCTTGCCGGGGGTTCAGGAGACTGTGGACTGA